The Pueribacillus theae DNA window ACCGATTGAGTATGCGCGCTATTCCATTGAACAAGGAAATTTTAATGAAAGATTAACGCAATATATTGAAGAATTAAAGAAAAAGAAATGAACAGACAAAGGAAGGTAGACGATGAATCATTTTGTTCATGAAGCCCCATTAACTGGAATTAAAGTGATTGAGCTGGGCCAAATTGCAGCTGGCCCTTTTTGCGGAATGCTCCTTGCCGACC harbors:
- a CDS encoding CoA transferase, which translates into the protein MNHFVHEAPLTGIKVIELGQIAAGPFCGMLLAD